DNA sequence from the Alkaliphilus metalliredigens QYMF genome:
ATTGAACAAATGGTAATAGAAGAATTATTGGAGGCTTGGACAACAATTTCTTATAAGTTATTTAATGGGGGCAAAGAAGGAAAGACAGAACTGATACAGCAGAGAAGAAAGCTAATCAATAGATTAGAAGCCAAGGGCATAATGGATATACAAATCGATGGGATGGGTAAGGACCACTATGTCTTAGTATATCGTTATCGGAGTAATAAAGTAAGGGATAAAGTTTTCATCAATCTGTAGAGATAATTAAGCTAAGGACCAAACCTTCTTGACGGCTTAATCTTAAAATTGAACGGGAATAGATGGAGAAGAATAGAATAGGAATGGGATAGGCACTTAGGGGTCAGGTTATGAAAATACTAATCAATAAGCGATTAGTATTTTTTTATCTTAATCATGCTTTAACAGATAAAAGGTAGGAGGGATAGAATGAATCAAACAAAAAACAAACCTAAGAAAGTGATTCGTGATTTAATTGAGGATTTGGGGATTGAAGGCACAGATGACTATTTTCAGGAAGAGTTAAAAATCCTTGTGAAAAATGTAGCCGCCCTTAGGGAGAAGATCAAGGCCTTAAAGGATCTAGGACTAGAGGCTACCAATAGTGATGAAATCATGCATTTGAATTTTGATATTTCTGATCAGGAAAGTCTTTTAAAGATCCTTCTGACAAAACTTGAAATCCTTCATGAAGACTATCGCTGTTTTTTAGCCTATACCGAACAGTCAGGTAAGATAGATTTAATATAAAAATAAATACTCCAAATATAAAATGAAAAAGAAATTAAACGCACTTATATCAGACGCGGTGGATCTTACCTCTCCTGAAGCTATTGAAATCAGTCAAGAATTAGATAAACTACTAAATGAATATAATGGATATGTCATATAAACATCACCCCTATTATTGAAAGTAATCTCTATGTTGAATTATATTAAATTCAAAGGTTTTCAATGGATTGGTGTAGAGTGCTATCATTACATATTAGATGAAAAAGGGCGACACAGATCTTAAAGAAAAAGAGATGATGGATTTATGAAGGAAAATAAAATAAATAAAAATTGCTGAGGATCTCAAATAGATTCTACTGGTCTAGTAGAAGAAAAAAACTTATGCCCTATTTGTAATAAAGAAGGAACGAAAGTAAAAACTATTATAGTAAAGCATATGGTTATCGGTAGCTTGCTTCCAACAGTAACAGATGCTGACTATTATTTATGTACTAATGGAAAATGCGACATTGCTTACTATAGTTCTGAATCAGACTTGCAGATAAAAAAGGAGCAAGTCAAAGTGCCCATTTGGTTTAAAGAAGATGCTAATCCCAAATATATTTGTTACTGCAACCAAGTAACGGAGGAGAATATTGTAAATGCTGTAAAAAATGAAGGGGCTAGAAATACGAAGGACATTATTAGGTTAACTGGAGCTATGAAGAATGGAAAATGTGAAGTTAATCATCCAACAGGCAAATGTTGTAACCCAATAATTCAAGAAGCAATAAATAAAGCTTTAGAAATCTAAAAAAGATAAGTCGTATGATGCCTTATCTATTCTATTCGACATAAATATATCAAAAAGAATGGCAATACACTGTATTAGAAACACAGCCATTCTTTTTTTATTCTGTAAATATCGACATTTATCTTTAACAGATCCTAAATAATAATTCACCACTCCTTCTACAAACTGTTCTCTGCAGGGATTTGTTTGGTATAACAGATTGTCCAGTCCCTAAGTGCACCTATAGAGTGAAGACTGCCACTCCCTCCAGAGATTGCCCAGTGAAAGGTTTTAATATGGGGATGTGCAAACTCTTCCGGTCGCTGGGTCGATTGATGGGGTAAGGGGTCTCCGTTCTCTTCAGAGACTGCAGCTATGAATGCCATGCTAAAAAGTACTGCAGACTCTTCCTTTCACTGGGTCAATCTTCCAGGTCCTCTTTCTGGGGCCTATCTCATAGGATATTGAGCTCGCCTTTGTAGCAATTTCCCTCCTTCCACAGACTACAGCTGTCGTTCTACAAAAGGGATGAACAGGTAGAAAAGTCCATGGCTTGTTATTACCATACGTCCATAAAAGCCATGCTTCTTTCAATAAGATAGAGTGAATCAATGGGGCTGTAGACTGCTCCAGTCGTTGGGTGCGTCTCAAGGGTCTTTGCTGCCGCTCCTCTACCAAACTGTTTTATTATAGGGTCTTTTACGGTAGGGAAACAGATTGGGATCATCGCTGGGTCAAAACGATGGAGATTAGGGTTGGGCTTCGATAGTCCTCTATGGATATTATGGACAAAAAAACCTTTGAGCACATTTCCACAGAGCTTACGACGACTACGACGACTAAGTTAGGGTGAGTTTGAGCAGGATTTTTGTCAGGGCGTGTCTTTAGAGAAAACAGAGGTAGTGTATTTCTCGTCAAAGGGGAGTCAGACACTACCCCTTTTCTTTAGGGTCCACAACCTTTTACTTCTAGTCATTTATCCAGGAGACCAGTTTTTGTTTCACAAAATAAGGTCTCCTTCCTTCATTCCCTACAGTAAAAGATTGTATCTCACGGGTCTGAGTCACCGCTCCCTTCACAAACTGTTTTGACTAAGGAAATCCTTTAGGGGAAACAGATTGTTCCAGTCGCTGAGGAGGTTCCTAGGGCTTATCTCCACAGACTGTCTCATTATGGAGTCGGTTCAGGAAGAAAGACAGACTGTTCCGATTGCGGGTCATTCTTCCGGGTCCTTGATCCCCCAACTAACGTTCCATAGAGGTAGGAGCCATTTGAGGTGGGTTTCAATAGGGGATCCTACCACTATTACACTTTCCTTAAATGTCTTGTTTAAAAAACAGTTGCAAAGACCGCAACTGACGTTCCACTTTCTTTAAACGAACATTTAAGAAATAGTGTGGGGATAAGGGTCTGGCTTTGGGGTCTTTGGAAGGTAATGCTTTAGGGTCCCAAAATTCAATTTCTTAAGTACATAGATTGCAAGTTTGAGGTTGTTGTAAAGAAAAATCTTTAGGGTTTATATGAAAGTCATATCTTCGGGACAGTCTATTACCTAACGTCCATAGCTGGCCCTTGGTAAGTTTTGGGGAAGGTGTCTAGGTCCGTCTTTGTAGGTAATTTAGCTGCTGGGGTAGCGCTTATACTATTGACTATCCCCAAGGAAGGATACGTGCTTATGGGTCGGGATAGACAATAGAGAAATGTAGTTGATGCAGGAGAAGAAAACCACTTCACCTGCTTAATGATTTTAAGATAAAACACTAAAGTCTTTTTAATTATGCCGCAATTAGCTCCGCTACGGACACTGAGAAACGTGTATCCACTATCGGTGAGAACCATATCTAAAGGGTGTTTTTTGGGGTCTACACCGATGAAAGGTTAGGTTTTATTATCATAGTGATTGGCGGCATCTACATGGGCAAACTTAATATTTACTTGAACATGATATAAATTAGGGATTCAATGATATTAATAGTAATGCGATAAACTAGATAGTATAATTCACATCTCAACCGAAAATGAGAAGTTGAAGGCGTAAGAAATCAAAATATAGCTGAAATGTTTTTAATTATATTTTATTATATGTTTTACTTTAAAGATTATAAAATACGGCTTTAAATAAGAGATTCAAACTTTTGCTAAGCTTATAATAAAAAGAACACCAGTTTACAAGTTTGATTAAGCTACCCAATCCTTATTGAGGAAGCCCTGAACAGATTCTTTAATTGTAGAATAAATTTTAGCACTTTCGAAGCTCAATACGAAACTGTCAAATATTAATTCTTTTGTAATTTGAACGCCTACAGCTCTTTTGATCAATTGTGGACTTTTGAATTGATACTTTTCGTATCTTTTGTCCATGAAGGGTAACAAACACGCAAAAGTATATGCTACAAACAATAGGTTAACATATCTTTCGATTGCGGCCTTGTTTCTCACCATATAGTTACCGAAGGACCAAAAAAATTTATGCTGGTAAAACATCACCTCGATGTTTCATCTCATTCGATAAGTAGTCAGTGTTTTACTGGTGCATTCATCTTCATCTTCATTTTGATCATTCAATGCTCCTTTGGTATTTAGGGCGGTATTTATAGTTTTAATTTCATCAGGATTGATGCTGCTAATAAAAACTCTTATGGATGAGAACGGTTTAATATCTGTAGTGGTTACTGTAACGTAAATAGGTTTTTCAAATAAATTAGCCATTACT
Encoded proteins:
- a CDS encoding Csac_0668 family 2Fe-2S cluster-binding (seleno)protein, with translation MKENKINKNCUGSQIDSTGLVEEKNLCPICNKEGTKVKTIIVKHMVIGSLLPTVTDADYYLCTNGKCDIAYYSSESDLQIKKEQVKVPIWFKEDANPKYICYCNQVTEENIVNAVKNEGARNTKDIIRLTGAMKNGKCEVNHPTGKCCNPIIQEAINKALEI
- a CDS encoding aspartyl-phosphate phosphatase Spo0E family protein; translated protein: MKKKLNALISDAVDLTSPEAIEISQELDKLLNEYNGYVI